A portion of the Channa argus isolate prfri chromosome 19, Channa argus male v1.0, whole genome shotgun sequence genome contains these proteins:
- the LOC137105034 gene encoding uncharacterized protein: MAKHNPARIVLMVLGLLVSLAAIAFNFLSGYGAESGVFQQRTEDVILKYTTPITPAQWALFVWDFIHFWVFAIFIYLSVGLCRRDTYEWMHTTPAVLPYGFHVSFIINLGLNIAWMFLFDRELLGTVLIISALMTITDYMVLFFSCHGLKIYGAWLNKYHNTDLWLIRVLVQNGVAVYATWGTLCTLLNLTIYLQHQTEASRCECSLLSLLLLLMELLAWFLLENFYLDEHVRYIVTIYPVVILWLTGTLDNSGAPESHIYIFAAIILAISCIVFAARIALITWKHCKRPLYTDNGPNMSPLEIALTHSNICL; this comes from the exons ATGGCCAAACACAACCCAGCCCGCATTGTGCTCATGGTTCTTGGATTACTTGTATCTTTAGCAGCAATCGCATTCAACTTTTTATCTGGATACGGTGCAGAATCAG gtgtttttcagcagcgcACAGAAGATGTGATACTAAAGTATACAACACCCATAACTCCTGCACAGTGGGCTCTGTTTGTCTGGGATTTCATCCATTTTTGggtttttgctatttttataTACTTATCAGTGGGACTGTGTAGAAG GGATACTTATGAATGGATGCACACAACGCCTGCGGTGCTGCCCTATGGATTTCATGTCTCTTTTATTATCAACCTTGGCTTGAACATTGCAtggatgtttttgtttgatagAGA GTTGTTGGGGACAGTGCTAATAATCTCAGCACTGATGACAATCACTGATTATATGGTCCTATTTTTCTCTTGTCATGGGCTGAAGATCTATGGAGCCTGGTTAAACAAATATCACAACACAGACCTCTGGCTGATCAGAGTATTG GTTCAAAATGGAGTGGCAGTGTATGCAACATGGGGAACCCTCTGCACTTTACTAAACTTGACCATATACTTACAGCATCAGACAGAAGCCTCTCGATGTGAATGCTCATTGCTgtcgctgctgctgcttctgatgGAGCTGTTGGCCTG GTTTCTGTTAGAGAACTTCTACCTAGACGAGCATGTGCGTTACATTGTGACCATCTACCCTGTAGTAATCCTGTGGCTGACGGGCACCCTGGACAATTCTGGCGCCCCTGAaagtcacatttacatttttgcag CTATCATCCTGGCTATATCTTGCATCGTATTTGCTGCACGTATTGCCCTGATCACGTGGAAGCACTGCAAACGCCCACTTTACACTGACAATGGACCCAATATGTCACCACTAGAAATTGCCTTGACACACAGCAATATCTGCCTGTGA